Proteins from a genomic interval of Scylla paramamosain isolate STU-SP2022 chromosome 26, ASM3559412v1, whole genome shotgun sequence:
- the LOC135113576 gene encoding mucin-2-like yields the protein MSGRATHGSFYTVGLVSTPAPQHLSSTTTATTASATTFTGTYTTTPLQHLASMSSGHTLPPLSFVSDAATLAPPRLTASNTPPPSSSPPSFASPPTISGSPPPSSSVPSSFVPSPSSSTLEPPVSLAVSSSPPPFPRYGRGGSTFSSRLTATTRPGVMTTLTRPSVVTTRSPGLATLTTHGPTVTTYTTYNPALNKFTTHTPVTTTSLSSASSSSSPHPSSAFLRYTPTSSRFVSLTTTTTTATPPPRHTPTVYTLSPNLADNAGPSSADPGASFPPPPKVTLASTSTLHRPGPAWPLRVTLGASEGYDNLHLDVGEDEAAPKPQVRTHMTKEEFLAAPQPGLELLETGEKGKAARPPAQSRPG from the coding sequence ATGAGCGGGCGGGCCACCCACGGCTCCTTCTACACCGTGGGTTTGGTCTCCACCCCGGCCCCTCAGCACCTCTCctccacaaccaccgccaccaccgcctccgccaCAACCTTCACCGGCACGTACACCACCACGCCCCTGCAGCACCTCGCCAGCATGTCTTCAGGCCACACTCTCCCGCCACTCTCCTTCGTCTCAGACGCAGCCACGCTCGCTCCTCCTCGCCTCACTGCCTCCAACACCCCTCCGccttcctcctcgcctccaTCCTTCGCCTCCCCTCCAACCATCTCcggctcccctcctccctcctcctccgtgccTTCCTCCTTCGTGCCTTCACCGTCTTCCTCTACACTCGAGCCGCCCGTCAGCCTCGCCGTCAGCAGCTCCCCGCCGCCCTTCCCTCGTTACGGCCGAGGTGGCAGCACCTTCAGCAGCCGCCTGACCGCCACCACGCGGCCCGGGGTGATGACCACACTCACCCGCCCCTCCGTGGTCACCACACGTTCGCCGGGCCTTGCCACCCTCACCACGCACGGCCCCACAGTCACCACTTACACCACCTACAACCCGGCGCTGAATAAGTTCACCACGCACActccagtcaccaccacctccctctcctccgcctcttcttcctcctctccgcaCCCCAGCAGCGCCTTCCTCAGGTACACGCCCACTTCCTCACGCTTcgtttccctcaccaccaccaccaccactgccacgccgccgccgcgccACACGCCCACCGTCTACACGCTCTCGCCTAACCTCGCGGACAACGCTGGCCCTTCCTCCGCCGACCCGGGAGCCAGCTTCCCGCCGCCACCGAAGGTGACGCTGGCCAGCACCTCCACCCTGCACCGCCCCGGCCCCGCCTGGCCCCTCAGGGTGACGCTGGGAGCCTCGGAGGGCTACGACAACCTCCATCTTGACGTGGGGGAGGACGAGGCCGCGCCAAAGCCACAGGTCAGGACGCACATGACGAAGGAGGAGTTCCTGGCGGCGCCCCAGCCCGGCCTGGAGCTCCTGGAGACCGGCGAGAAAGGTAAGGCAGCCCGCCCTCCCGCGCAGTCCCGCCCCGGGTGA
- the LOC135113581 gene encoding F-box/WD repeat-containing protein 7-like isoform X1 — protein sequence MEYGVMMGDQVVDINVATVEDLETLVGVGRAKAEAIVNTRTSMVEFGSVEDLLAVPGIGRSLIEQNRVCLVCRPLSGAGTAPLTRHAAARRSLRRASHDTRPRPEPQHEPQAEGPVTGGRLSRGATREQTGEHSCPTRLPGSGRRADPRPREDSPQEGVEGEGRSLVPEEEGSDCCDCCGGGGAVGQQDPSNTGPGEEGEQEGEEGLVGCVGQPLRRELHCGCSEALSGGGGGGGGGVGGSGGGSGGLGTDTPHEDTPPDLPLQVPQPVPPLALADGDSSSSSSSSSSSSDGEDPGEGQDEDNEDDEDEEDEEGHMDEDGLEEESDYCMTIDLPCSPSGDKKQIKRKSEVCSDSKGVCPVKKSCKAVEHSGENSRRKVSGLAGHKVSPPPAGLKSWLAKYQTWSPAQKRYALDSLIDVCDLNEVRHLHQIILPQFQRDFISLLPKELALYVLSFLPPKDLLRAAQTCKYWNILAADNLLWREKCREAGIEDHMVVMDRRRRKGTSMSHVSPYKTAFMRQHRIEMNWRMASLRPPRVLKGHDDHVITCLQFSGNTIVSGSDDNTLKVWNATSGKCMRTLTGHTGGVWSSQMSGNLIVSGSTDRMLRVWDADTGECYHILYGHTSTVRCLHLHGNKVVSGSRDATLRVWDVRTGACERVLVGHVAAVRCVQYNGRLVVSGAYDYMVKVWNAERQECLHTLQGHTNRVYSLQFDGVHVVSGSLDTSIRVWDVETGQCRHTLMGHQSLTSGMELKNNILISGNADSTVKVWDIVTGRCLQTLSGPNKHRSAVTCLQFNNMFVVTSSDDGTVKLWDVRTGEFLRNLVALESGGSGGVVWRIRASDTKLVCAVGSRNGTEETKLLVLDFDVYDNVK from the exons ATGGAG TATGGTGTTATGATGGGTGACCAAGTGGTGGACATCAATGTTGCTACAGTGGAGGACCTGGAGACCTTGGTGGGTGTGGGCCGTGCCAAGGCGGAGGCCATTGTCAACACCCGCACT TCAATGGTGGAGTTCGGCAGTGTGGAGGACCTGCTGGCAGTGCCAGGCATCGGCCGGAGTCTGATTGAACAAAACcgtgtgtgtctggtgtgtcGGCCGCTGTCTGGGGCTGGCACGGCGCCCCTCACCCGCCATGCCGCTGCCCGCCGCAGCCTCCGTCGCGCCTCCCATGACACCCGGCCACGCCCAGAGCCCCAGCATGAGCCCCAGGCAGAAGGGCCAGTCACTGGTGGCCGGCTGTCCCGTGGGGCCACCAGGGAGCAAACTGGGGAACACTCCTGCCCCACCAGGCTGCCTGGGTCCGGCCGCCGGGCAGACCCCCGCCCCCGGGAAGACTCCCCACAGGAGGGagtagagggggaggggaggagcttagtgccagaggaggaagggagtgactGTTGTGATTGCTGTGGAGGAGGTGGGGCAGTGGGGCAGCAGGATCCCAGCAACACAGGccctggggaggagggggagcaggagggggaggaggggctgGTAGGCTGTGTGGGACAACCTCTGCGGCGTGAACTTCACTGTGGGTGTAGCGAAGCcttgagtggtggtggcggtggtggaggcggtggtgttggtggcagtggtgggggAAGTGGGGGACTGGGTACTGACACCCCCCATGAGGACACACCCCCAGACCTACCCCTCCAGGTGCCTCAACCAGTCCCCCCACTCGCACTTGCTGATGGAgactcctcctcatcttcctcctcgtcctcctcgtcctctgaCGGGGAGGACCCGGGTGAGGGGCAGGATGAGGAcaatgaggatgatgaggacgaggaggacgaggagggccACATGGACGAGGAcggcctggaggaggagagtgactaCTGCATGACTATTGACCTGCCATGCTCACCCTCAGGGGACAAGAAGCAG atcaAACGCAAGTCAGAGGTTTGTTCAGACTCCAAGGGTGTGTGTCCTGTGAAGAAGTCATGTAAGGCAGTGGAGCACAG CGGTGAGAACAGCCGCAGAAAGGTGAGTGGTCTGGCAGGCCACAAGGTGTCGCCGCCCCCAGCTGGCCTCAAGTCCTGGCTGGCCAAGTACCAGACTTGGTCACCTGCCCAGAAGCGCTATGCCCTTGACTCTCTCATCGACGTCTGTGATCTTAATGAG GTACGTCACCTCCACCAAATCATCCTGCCCCAGTTCCAGCGGGACTTCATCTCCTTGCTGCCAAAAGAACTCGCTCTCTACGTGTTAAGCTTCCTCCCCCCGAAGGATCTCCTGAGGGCAGCTCAGACCTGCAAATACTGGAACATCCTGGCAGCTGATAATCTCCTGTGGAGAGAGAAGTGCCGGGAGGCCGGCATAGAGGACCACATGGTGGTGATGGACCGCCGCCGCCGCAAGGGCACCAGCATGAGCCACGTGTCTCCGTACAAG ACTGCCTTCATGCGGCAGCACAGAATAGAGATGAACTGGCGCATGGCCAGTCTCCGGCCCCCACGGGTCCTCAAGGGGCACGATGATCACGTCATCACCTGTCTACAATTCTCGGGGAACACCATTGTCTCCGGCTCTGACGACAACACCTTGAAGGTCTGGAACGCCACTTCTGGCAAG TGCATGCGGACCTTGACGGGACACACGGGCGGCGTCTGGTCATCCCAGATGTCTGGCAACCTGATAGTGAGCGGCAGCACTGATCGGATGCTGCGGGTGTGGGACGCTGACACCGGCGAGTGCTACCACATCCTGTACGGCCACACCTCCACCGTCAGATGCCTCCACCTCCACGGGAACAA GGTGGTGAGTGGGTCCAGGGACGCCACACTGCGGGTTTGGGACGTGCGCACTGGTGCCTGTGAGCGTGTGCTGGTTGGCCACGTGGCAGCAGTGCGGTGTGTGCAGTACAATGGGAGGCTGGTGGTGAGCGGGGCATATGACTACATGGTGAAGGTGTGGAATGCTGAACGTCAGGAATGCCTCCACACCCTGCAGGGACACACCAACAGGGTCTACTCTCTCCAG TTTGATGGTGTCCACGTGGTGAGTGGTTCGCTGGACACCAGCATTCGAGTGTGGGATGTGGAGACTGGACAGTGCCGCCACACCCTGATGGGACACCAGAGCCTCACGTCAGGCATGGAACTCAAAAATAACATCCTTATATCCGGCAATGCTGACTCCACTGTCAAGGTGTGGGACATTGTGACTGGCCGGTGTCTGCAGACTCTCTCAG GGCCCAATAAGCATCGGTCCGCAGTCACCTGCCTCCAGTTCAACAACATGTTTGTGGTGACGTCTTCGGACGACGGGACAGTGAAGCTGTGGGATGTGCGGACCGGGGAGTTCCTCAGGAATTTGGTGGCCCTGGAGTCGGGGGGGTCAGGGGGAGTGGTGTGGCGCATCAGAGCTTCGGACACTAAGCTGGTGTGTGCGGTGGGCAGCAGGAACGGGACCGAGGAAACCAAGCTGCTTGTGTTGGACTTTGATGTGTACGACAACGTCAAGTGA
- the LOC135113581 gene encoding F-box/WD repeat-containing protein 7-like isoform X2 produces MMGDQVVDINVATVEDLETLVGVGRAKAEAIVNTRTSMVEFGSVEDLLAVPGIGRSLIEQNRVCLVCRPLSGAGTAPLTRHAAARRSLRRASHDTRPRPEPQHEPQAEGPVTGGRLSRGATREQTGEHSCPTRLPGSGRRADPRPREDSPQEGVEGEGRSLVPEEEGSDCCDCCGGGGAVGQQDPSNTGPGEEGEQEGEEGLVGCVGQPLRRELHCGCSEALSGGGGGGGGGVGGSGGGSGGLGTDTPHEDTPPDLPLQVPQPVPPLALADGDSSSSSSSSSSSSDGEDPGEGQDEDNEDDEDEEDEEGHMDEDGLEEESDYCMTIDLPCSPSGDKKQIKRKSEVCSDSKGVCPVKKSCKAVEHSGENSRRKVSGLAGHKVSPPPAGLKSWLAKYQTWSPAQKRYALDSLIDVCDLNEVRHLHQIILPQFQRDFISLLPKELALYVLSFLPPKDLLRAAQTCKYWNILAADNLLWREKCREAGIEDHMVVMDRRRRKGTSMSHVSPYKTAFMRQHRIEMNWRMASLRPPRVLKGHDDHVITCLQFSGNTIVSGSDDNTLKVWNATSGKCMRTLTGHTGGVWSSQMSGNLIVSGSTDRMLRVWDADTGECYHILYGHTSTVRCLHLHGNKVVSGSRDATLRVWDVRTGACERVLVGHVAAVRCVQYNGRLVVSGAYDYMVKVWNAERQECLHTLQGHTNRVYSLQFDGVHVVSGSLDTSIRVWDVETGQCRHTLMGHQSLTSGMELKNNILISGNADSTVKVWDIVTGRCLQTLSGPNKHRSAVTCLQFNNMFVVTSSDDGTVKLWDVRTGEFLRNLVALESGGSGGVVWRIRASDTKLVCAVGSRNGTEETKLLVLDFDVYDNVK; encoded by the exons ATGATGGGTGACCAAGTGGTGGACATCAATGTTGCTACAGTGGAGGACCTGGAGACCTTGGTGGGTGTGGGCCGTGCCAAGGCGGAGGCCATTGTCAACACCCGCACT TCAATGGTGGAGTTCGGCAGTGTGGAGGACCTGCTGGCAGTGCCAGGCATCGGCCGGAGTCTGATTGAACAAAACcgtgtgtgtctggtgtgtcGGCCGCTGTCTGGGGCTGGCACGGCGCCCCTCACCCGCCATGCCGCTGCCCGCCGCAGCCTCCGTCGCGCCTCCCATGACACCCGGCCACGCCCAGAGCCCCAGCATGAGCCCCAGGCAGAAGGGCCAGTCACTGGTGGCCGGCTGTCCCGTGGGGCCACCAGGGAGCAAACTGGGGAACACTCCTGCCCCACCAGGCTGCCTGGGTCCGGCCGCCGGGCAGACCCCCGCCCCCGGGAAGACTCCCCACAGGAGGGagtagagggggaggggaggagcttagtgccagaggaggaagggagtgactGTTGTGATTGCTGTGGAGGAGGTGGGGCAGTGGGGCAGCAGGATCCCAGCAACACAGGccctggggaggagggggagcaggagggggaggaggggctgGTAGGCTGTGTGGGACAACCTCTGCGGCGTGAACTTCACTGTGGGTGTAGCGAAGCcttgagtggtggtggcggtggtggaggcggtggtgttggtggcagtggtgggggAAGTGGGGGACTGGGTACTGACACCCCCCATGAGGACACACCCCCAGACCTACCCCTCCAGGTGCCTCAACCAGTCCCCCCACTCGCACTTGCTGATGGAgactcctcctcatcttcctcctcgtcctcctcgtcctctgaCGGGGAGGACCCGGGTGAGGGGCAGGATGAGGAcaatgaggatgatgaggacgaggaggacgaggagggccACATGGACGAGGAcggcctggaggaggagagtgactaCTGCATGACTATTGACCTGCCATGCTCACCCTCAGGGGACAAGAAGCAG atcaAACGCAAGTCAGAGGTTTGTTCAGACTCCAAGGGTGTGTGTCCTGTGAAGAAGTCATGTAAGGCAGTGGAGCACAG CGGTGAGAACAGCCGCAGAAAGGTGAGTGGTCTGGCAGGCCACAAGGTGTCGCCGCCCCCAGCTGGCCTCAAGTCCTGGCTGGCCAAGTACCAGACTTGGTCACCTGCCCAGAAGCGCTATGCCCTTGACTCTCTCATCGACGTCTGTGATCTTAATGAG GTACGTCACCTCCACCAAATCATCCTGCCCCAGTTCCAGCGGGACTTCATCTCCTTGCTGCCAAAAGAACTCGCTCTCTACGTGTTAAGCTTCCTCCCCCCGAAGGATCTCCTGAGGGCAGCTCAGACCTGCAAATACTGGAACATCCTGGCAGCTGATAATCTCCTGTGGAGAGAGAAGTGCCGGGAGGCCGGCATAGAGGACCACATGGTGGTGATGGACCGCCGCCGCCGCAAGGGCACCAGCATGAGCCACGTGTCTCCGTACAAG ACTGCCTTCATGCGGCAGCACAGAATAGAGATGAACTGGCGCATGGCCAGTCTCCGGCCCCCACGGGTCCTCAAGGGGCACGATGATCACGTCATCACCTGTCTACAATTCTCGGGGAACACCATTGTCTCCGGCTCTGACGACAACACCTTGAAGGTCTGGAACGCCACTTCTGGCAAG TGCATGCGGACCTTGACGGGACACACGGGCGGCGTCTGGTCATCCCAGATGTCTGGCAACCTGATAGTGAGCGGCAGCACTGATCGGATGCTGCGGGTGTGGGACGCTGACACCGGCGAGTGCTACCACATCCTGTACGGCCACACCTCCACCGTCAGATGCCTCCACCTCCACGGGAACAA GGTGGTGAGTGGGTCCAGGGACGCCACACTGCGGGTTTGGGACGTGCGCACTGGTGCCTGTGAGCGTGTGCTGGTTGGCCACGTGGCAGCAGTGCGGTGTGTGCAGTACAATGGGAGGCTGGTGGTGAGCGGGGCATATGACTACATGGTGAAGGTGTGGAATGCTGAACGTCAGGAATGCCTCCACACCCTGCAGGGACACACCAACAGGGTCTACTCTCTCCAG TTTGATGGTGTCCACGTGGTGAGTGGTTCGCTGGACACCAGCATTCGAGTGTGGGATGTGGAGACTGGACAGTGCCGCCACACCCTGATGGGACACCAGAGCCTCACGTCAGGCATGGAACTCAAAAATAACATCCTTATATCCGGCAATGCTGACTCCACTGTCAAGGTGTGGGACATTGTGACTGGCCGGTGTCTGCAGACTCTCTCAG GGCCCAATAAGCATCGGTCCGCAGTCACCTGCCTCCAGTTCAACAACATGTTTGTGGTGACGTCTTCGGACGACGGGACAGTGAAGCTGTGGGATGTGCGGACCGGGGAGTTCCTCAGGAATTTGGTGGCCCTGGAGTCGGGGGGGTCAGGGGGAGTGGTGTGGCGCATCAGAGCTTCGGACACTAAGCTGGTGTGTGCGGTGGGCAGCAGGAACGGGACCGAGGAAACCAAGCTGCTTGTGTTGGACTTTGATGTGTACGACAACGTCAAGTGA